Below is a genomic region from Brassica oleracea var. oleracea cultivar TO1000 chromosome C9, BOL, whole genome shotgun sequence.
ACACCATCCAACATATCAACCTTCCTAACCTTCTTCTCGCCAAGGAAGTTACGGATCTCGATGGACTTGTTGTTACCGGAGATTGAAGCGTTGATAGGGAAATGAGCATACACGAACCTCATCTTGTAAAGGAAACCTTGAGTGACACCAGCGATGAGGTTGCTAACGTGGCTTAGAGCGGTTCTGATCGAAGCACTGGCTTTGCGAGAGCCGAACCACGAGTCGATCTTGAGCTGTCGCTTTCCGGTGACGGCGTCTTTGATGAGCTGGAAATCGAGGTTGAGATGCTTGAAGTCGCGAGTGAGCTTCCCGCGTGGGCCTTCGACTTCGATCACCTTAGCGTGGACCTTGATGGTGACGCCTTCGGGGATGTCCATCGTCTCGGATGACAAGATCGTCTTCATCTTTCGTCTCTGAGTGTGAAATGCGACGGCGGTACTTCGGTAATAGAATTTGGGATCAAAACCCTAAAGATCGCTCTTTAAATATATGTCCCCCGTGTTTTGTCACACATTAAGGGCTTAAAGGTGACTAAATGGGCTTTCGATAAAGGAAAACCCATCAGATGAAATAAAGTTCATAAAGTCATTTATGTTATAATTGTTATAAACCAAGTGGTGATTGACCCATATCAGTCCCAAACCATCCGGCCCATCAGCTATCCATCCGGTTCATTTGTTAATGATTTAGGCGAATGAGAGTTTATATTTATCTATACTTGATGTTTATCCTTTTCCATATGTATTTAGGATAAGTACTATTTTCTATTCCTATTAGGAATATGATTTAATTTTCTCTTATGACGGTCTAAATAAGACGGTCTAATACTTGTATAAATATAGACGGTCATGAGTAATAAGCTTACACAGCATCTCTTTTATAACATGTTATCACAACGATAGCCTCTAACCCTAAGCCCCCACGAAATTCCTTAAACTCAGCCGAATATCACAAAACCCTAATTCCGGCAGAACTTCAAAGAGATCGTTCTCCCAAACCGTGAGGACCCATACGACGAGCAATATATCAAATTGAAGCTCTCGCCGAGATGAATCAGACGCTGCAAACCGCTTGTCCATCCGATCACTGACGCGCCGTCACGCTCTGCTACAGTACGCATCGCCGATTTGCTTTGAAACCCTAATCGTTTTCCTAACCCAAATCCGAGTTCTCTCTCTCTTGAAGTTAGCTCTTTCTAGACGTGATCAAGTAAACCAGACGTTCTCCTTCTTCCATGTTCATGATACGACCAAGCAAGCAGCCCGTCTGCGACCCGACTCGAAGAACGATCAGCTCGCGGCCTCCTTCTCGCTTTGGTGGTCCAAATCTACACTCCATAAGTTTCTAAAGGTAAAACTCGAAACTTAAAAGAATCTACACTGAATTTGGTTGATTGATAAAGATCTGAACCATTAAAATTTGAAGAACCATTAAAATTTGAAGAACCCTAATCTAGGATAATAGAAACCCTAACATATGGAACTAAGTTTTGGTTAGATTGTTTTCCTGTTAAGTTGATAGATCAATGGCTGTTAGGTTCCTAGAACATTGATTGATCAGTAAGGGCATTGAAACCCTAAATCTAAATTATATCCGTTTCCTTTATGATGTTTTGAAAATCTGAAATATCAAAAACCTAAATTGATCCGACTGTTTTGATTGATTGATTTTGATGTATCTAAGGTTTAGGTTGCTAAATTAAAACCTTGAATTATCTTTGATGATTGTTTGAGTAAATAGAACTGTTTAGAATCGAATTTGATCTTAAAATTGTTAAATTGCTGAAAACCCTAATTTTCCTTTTTGCATAAATAGATTGATAAACAAGTTTCCATATTGTGATTAACTGTTTGAATATCGAATGAACTGATTAGGAAAATTGCTAGTTTTGATTAAAACCATAATCTGTACAGAATTGTGAATTTTCTTTTTTTGCTAAAAGTAGAAAATTTCCTTTTTCCTAAAATTTCCTTTTCTACTTGCTGGAAAATTTCCTTTTACTGTTAGGATTGCTAGAGAATTGCTAAAATTGACTGATTGATCTGATTTAATTCTTTTGTAAAGCTTGATATTGATAAAATCAAACCGAAAAAAATGGCCATGAAACCGTAATATGATCTGATGATACTTGCATTAATACTAAATGTTTTAAGAAAAGTAAAACATAAGAATTATTGACCTGGTCTCACATTGATTAAAAATCGGCCTGAATATGATTGTTGTTATGATTGATGCTTTGATTGCATTCAGATATAAAATCCGACCTCTAGGGTTGTTGCATCACAATTTTATAAGGCCGTGTGGCCTAAAGCATCATATAGACCTCACATACTTGTTTTTCTCGCACCATGGTCGAGTAGTTAATTGTTTGGTCGAGAGACTTGTGAAACNNNNNNNNNNNNNNNNNNNNNNNNNNNNNNNNNNNNNNNNNNNNNNNNNNNNNNNNNNNNNNNNNNNNNNNNNNNNNNNNNNNNNNNNNNNNNNNNNNNNNNNNNNNNNNNNNNNNNNNNNNNNNNNNNNNNNNNNNNNNNNNNNNNNNNNNNNNNNNNNNNNNNNNNNNNNNNNNNNNNNNNNNNNNNNNNNNNNNNNNNNNNNNNNNNNNNNNNNNNNNNNNNNNNNNNNNNNNNNNNNNNNNNNNNNNNNNNNNNNNNNNNNNNNNNNNNNNNNNNNNNNNNNNNNNNNNNNNNNNNNNNNNNNNNNNNNNNNNNNNNNNNNNNNNNNNNNNNNNNNNNNNNNNNNNNNNNNNNNNNNNNNNNNNNNNNNNNNNNNNNNNNNNNNNNNNNNNNNNNNNNNNNNNNNNNNNNNNNNNNNNNNNNNNNNNNNNNNNNNNNNNNNNNNNNNNNNNNNNNNNNNNNNNNNNNNNNNNNNNNNNNNNNNNNNNNNNNNNNNNNNNNNNNNNNNNNNNNNNNNNNNNNNNNNNNNNNNNNNNNNNNNNNNNNNNNNNNNNNNNNNNNNNNNNNNNNNNNNNNNNNNNNNNNNNNNNNNNNNNNNNNNNNNNNNNNNNNNNNNNNNNNNNNNNNNNNNNNNNNNNNNNNNNNNNNNNNNNNNNNNNNNNNNNNNNNNNNNNNNNNNNNNNNNNNNNNNNNNNNNNNNNNNNNNNNNNNNNNNNNNNNNNNNNNNNNNNNNNNNNNNNNNNNNNNNNNNNNNNNNNNNNNNNNNNNNNNNNNNNNNNNNNNNNNNNNNNNNNNNNNNNNNNNNNNNNNNNNNNNNNNNNNNNNNNNNNNNNNNNNNNNNNNNNNNNNNNNNNNNNNNNNNNNNNNNNNNNNNNNNNNNNNNNNNNNNNNNNNNNNNNNNNNNNNNNNNNNNNNNNNNNNNNNNNNNNNNNNNNNNNNNNNNNNNNNNNNNNNNNNNNNNNNNNNNNNNNNNNNNNNNNNNNNNNNNNNNNNNNNNNNNNNNNNNNNNNNNNNNNNNNNNNNNNNNNNNNNNNNNNNNNNNNNNNNNNNNNNNNNNNNNNNNNNNNNNNNNNNNNNNNNNNNNNNNNNNNNNNNNNNNNNNNNNNNNNNNNNNNNNNNNNNNNNNNNNNNNNNNNNNNNNNNNNNNNNNNNNNNNNNNNNNNNNNNNNNNNNNNNNNNNNNNNNNNNNNNNNNNNNNNNNNNNNNNNNNNNNNNNNNNNNNNNNNNNNNNNNNNNNNNNNNNNNNNNNNNNNNNNNNNNNNNNNNNNNNNNNNNNNNNNNNNNNNNNNNNNNNNNNNNNNNNNNNNNNNNNNNNNNNNNNNNNNNNNNNNNNNNNNNNNNNNNNNNNNNNNNNNNNNNNNNNNNNNNNNNNNNNNNNNNNNNNNNNNNNNNNNNNNNNNNNNNNNNNNNNNNNNNNNNNNNNNNNNNNNNNNNNNNNNNNNNNNNNTCATGAGATGCCATCAAAGAAAGTGTGGACTGCGATGTTTTTCAAGTAATAAGATTATAGTATGGGACTGCAATGTAAGCACAAGCCATTATGTTTATATCAGTGGATAAAAGGAAACCATAATGGTCCAAGAGAGTGACCAGAAGTATGTCTGGTCGAGGTCAAATGGATATGGCATTGCTGAAGGCAAGAAAGATCGATAACCATGTATAAAGGTCCTTGAGTGTATTTGACTGCAGATCCATAGTTTGATGAGATTAGAAAACTCATTGCAGTAATGATTATTAATGATACATTACAAGAAAACGTGCCCATAACAACAAAAATTTACGACGAAAATATTTCGTCGTAAATTTACATGGTGTTTACAACGAAGTTACGAGGAATCCAACTTTCGTCGTAAACGCCATGTAAATTTACGACGAACAGTTTTCGTCGTAAAATCCATGTAAGTTTACGACGAATGTACGTGGAATGAGAAATACGTCGTAATCATTACATCGACATTACAACGAAACATGTTACCGNNNNNNNNNNNNNNNNNNNNNNNNNNNNNNNNNNNNNNNNNNNGTTAAAACCATGTAAAATCCATGTAAAATATTCCTTGTAAAATCGTTGTTATATTTCAACTACCCAACTCGAAAATTTCTCTATATATATGTCATTTCTCGCAACTCTCTTCCTCACAACACACAAATGGAAAAAAAAAATCAGAAAAAAAAAATTTCAAAAAGAAATTTAAGAAAAAAATGGCCGGTGGCGGTAGTATTTACGAGTTACGGAGTTGGATGTATTTGCACAAAGATTCCGACGGGAGGGTGACGAACGCATTTCTGAGCGGGCTAGAGACATTCATGCACCAGGCGGNNNNNNNNNNNNNNNNNNNNNNNNNNNNNNNNNNNNNNNNNNNNNNNNNNNNNNNNNNNNNNNNNNNNNNNNNNNNNNNNNNNNNNNNNNNNNNNNNNNNNNNNNNNNNNNNNNNNNNNNNNNNNNNNNNNNNNNNNNNNNNNNNNNNNNNNNNNNNNNNNNNNNNNNNNNNNNNNNNNNNNNNNNNNNNNNNNNNNNNNNNNNNNNNNNNNNNNNNNNNNNNNNNNNNNNNNNNNNNNNNNNNNNNNNNNNNNNNNNNNNNNNNNNNNNNNNNNNNNNNNNNNNNNNNNNNNNNNNNNNNNNNNNNNNNNNNNNNNNNNNNNNNNNNNNNNNNNNNNNNNNNNNNNNNNNNNNNNNNNNNNNNNNNNNNNNNNNNNNNNNNNNNNNNNNNNNNNNNNNNNNNNNNNNNNNNNNNNNNNNNNNNNNNNNNNNNNNNNNNNNNNNNNNNNNNNNNNNNNNNNNNNNNNNNNNNNNNNNNNNNNNNNNNNNNNNNNNNNNNNNNNNNNNNNNNNNNNNNNNNNNNNNNNNNNNNNNNNNNNNNNNNNNNNNNNNNNNNNNNNNNNNNNNNNNNNNNNNNNNNNNNNNNNNNNNNNNNNNNNNNNNNNNNNNNNNNNNNNNNNNNNNNNNNNNNNNNNNNNNNNNNNNNNNNNNNNNNNNNNNNNNNNNNNNNNNNNNNNNNNNNNNNNNNNNNNNNNNNNNNNNNNNNNNNNNNNNNNNNNNNNNNNNNNNNNNNNNNNNNNNNNNNNNNNNNNNNNNNNNNNNNNNNNNNNNNNNNNNNNNNNNNNNNNNNNNNNNNNNNNNNNNNNNNNNNNNNNNNNNNNNNNNNNNNNNNNNNNNNNNNNNNNNNNNNNNNNNNNNNNNNNNNNNNNNNNNNNNNNNNNNNNNNNNNNNNNNNNNNNNNNNNNNNNNNNNNNNNNNNNNNNNNNNNNNNNNNNNNNNNNNNNNNNNNNNNNNNNNNNNNNNNNNNNNNNNNNNNNNNNNNNNNNNNNNNNNNNNNNNNNNNNNNNNNNNNNNNNNNNNNNNNNNNNNNNNNNNNNNNNNNNNNNNNNNNNNNNNNNNNNNNNNNNNNNNNNNNNNNNNNNNNNNNNNNNNNNNNNNNNNNNNNNNNNNNNNNNNNNNNNNNNNNNNNNNNNNNNNNNNNNNNNNNNNNNNNNNNNNNNNNNNNNNNNNNNNNNNNNNNNNNNNNNNNNNNNNNNNNNNNNNNNNNNNNNNNNNNNNNNNNNNNNNNNNNNNNNNNNNNNNNNNNNNNNNNNNNNNNNNNNNNNNNNNNNNNNNNNNNNNNNNNNNNNNNNNNNNNNNNNNNNNNNNNNNNNNNNNNNNNNNNNNNNNNNNNNNNNNNNNNNNNNNNNNNNNNNNNNNNNNNNNNNNNNNNNNNNNNNNNNNNNNNNAGAATGTTGAGTGAGAGACGAGCCGCTCTTGGAATGCCACCACGAGATCCCCAAGAGTCCGATCCAACCCGTCAACAGCCGAGCAACCCCACCAACTACTTCGAGAATATGTAGTTTTATTTTATTTTTCTGTTTGTATTATGAATTTAAATATTATTGTATGACTTTTTAAAATATGTTTTCCAATTTCATATTTCGTTTTAAAATTTAAATTATTTTAAATTCTGAATATTAAATATAAATTAAAATTTATTATATACTAATTAATAATAATATAATAAGAAACGATGTAAACTCCTCGTAAACATTACATGGAGTTTACATCGAATGTTTACGAGTGATTAACATCGAAACATTTACGAGGGTTTTACATCGAAATGTTTACGAGTGATTTACAACGAATGTATTTACGTGTGCTTTACATCGTTTTAATTACGTGGGATTTACGACGAAAGCTTACGTGTCGTTTACGACGAATCCTTTCCCTGCGCTTTACGAGGAATATATTTCGTCGTAAACGTAACGAGTCGTTTACAACGAAACCTCCGTTACGACGGACGTTTAACAACGAATCGTCTTTCGACGTTAATTCATCGTAACACACCGTTTACGACGAATTTACTGTGTTACGATGAATTTACAACGAATACTGCCCTAGTAAAAAATATGTTTTCTTGTAGTGATATGACCTTAGAAAATCATGGGGTATGGACGAGTATAGACAAGGTCTATAACTCAACATGGATCGACCAATGAAGAAAGATCAGCTATAATGGATAAGCCATTAGCACATACGGGTGATTTATGTCCGAACGGACGAAGGCATGTCCGTGAGAAGCCAAGTGATTCGTATGTGTTTGGGTCGATGACTCAATATATATATCAAATTTTCCACGGTATGGCAAAGCCATGTGACTAGAGGATCCATGGGACATGAGAGGACTTGCGAGTAAAGTTTGATCGCAGATTAGAGGTCCATCCGAGTACTGGTCGAGTGCCATCCGTCCGACCAGGACATAGAGTGGTCAGCTGCAAAGATGCACGTCTTGACCATGTCTTAATGAAGTTCCAGAAGAAATGAGAGTTACAAGATAACTCAAGTTACAAATCGGCAAGAGCTATTCCTACATCAACGTTCAAGAAGCTCAAATGACTACAAGTTCAGTCATATGATATGTCAGCCGACTTCTTCCACATACGGGTGATTTATGTCCGAACGGACGAAGGCATGTCCGTGAGAAGCCAAGTGATTCGTATGTGTTTGGGTCGATGACTCAATATATATATCAAATTTTCCACGGTATGGCAAAGCCATGTGACTAGAGGATCCATGGGACATGAGAGGACTTGCGAGTAAAGTTTGATCGCAGATTAGAGGTCCATCCGAGTACTGGTCGAGTGCCATCCGTCCGACCAGGACATAGAGTGGTCAGCTGCAAAGATGCACGTCTTGACCATGTCTTAATGAAGTTCCAGAAGAAATGAGAGTTACAAGATAACTCAAGTTACAAATCGGCAAGAGCTATTCCTACATCAACGTTCAAGAAGCTCAAAGGACTATAAGTTCAGTCATATGACATGTCAGCCGAATTCTTCACCATGTCTACACCAACCACACGTCCATGAAATTTATCTATCAGTTTGGGACGTGCCAATTAAAGGACCAGTTCAAGACTTGGCGCCCATGAAGCTAAACTATCAAATTGTCCATGCGCCAACTTGGAGAACATACACGGGGGTACAAGTCAGGGGGAGTTCATGTGTTGTACTCTTTTTCCTTATCCATGGTTTTGTCCCACTGGGGTTTCCTGGAAAGGTTTTAATGAGGCAATATTAAGCATGTTACAAGCCCTGAACCGGATGTCTCGATCAAGGGGGAGTGTTATAAACCAAGTGGTGATCGACCCATATCAGGGCCAAACCGTCTGGCCCATCAGCTATCCATCCGGCCCACTCGCTAATGACTTAGGCGAATGAGAGTTTACATTTATCTATACTTGATGTTTATCATTTTCCATATGTATTTAGGATAAGTACTATTTCCTATTCCTATTAGGAATAGGATTTCCTTTTCTCTTATGACGGTCCAAATAAGACGGTCTAATACTTGTATAAATATAGACCTCTGGTCATGAGTAATAATAAGCTTACACAACATCTCTTTTATAACAATAATTCATATTGTGTATGTCCATAACCGGCACATATCTTAGAGAGAGAGTCGACCCATCTAGTGAGAGAGACAGACGGTCGTGCCCTAGAGAGAGAGAGACGGCCGTGCCCTAGAGAGAGAGAGATAGAGAGTCGGCTACTTCCTTTTGTCCTTTGGCTACTTTCCTATTTACTTTGTACTTTTTCCATATTTATATTTCCATATTCTAGTCTTTATATTATTCTATGACGGTGTAATTCTCTATATATAAAAGGCTCCTTATGTTTATGAATAAGATATAAACATATAGATTCTATTCTCTTGTTTCACATAACATTATCAGCACGATTATTCTAACGACCCTAAGCTAAAAGTCCGAACCCTAAACCCTAAACCCTAATCTCATCCCAACGATAAACCCTAAACCTGACGACGAACCCTAATCTGATCGAGAACCTAAAACCCCATACTCAAGGCGTTCCCGATCTCAGCACGCAACCTCAGTCCGTTCTCCTGCTCGCGGCCTCAGCATGTTCGCGAGACACGATCTCAGCCTGCTCGACGCGACCCGATACCGTTCGATAGCCAGCACGTTCACGGCCCGATAGCTGCTTGCTCCCGTTCGTGACTCGTCTCAGCTTCAATCCGTTCGCAACAGACATCAACCCCTTCGCGACCCAACAGCAACGATCAGCTCGCGTTCTTCTCTATTCGGTGGTCCATTCAACCCGACTTGAGGTTTAGGTAAAACTAAAACCTAAGAACCAAACCCTAAGGCAATAGATCCAATCCTTAATAACCTAAATTGAATCTTATTGCTTGATTAAAATCAAAACCCTAATTCCTTAAAGCCTAGCTGCATGCATACCATGCAAACCCTAATCGAAATTTGATTTGATTGTTTATGTGATTGAATGTTTTGAATCAGATTATCATCACATAGAACTGATTGCTAGGATTGATTAATCTCATACTTGAATTTGGTTGATTGACTTGATGAACTAATTGAATGTTATCTTGCGATAGAAATCGCCTAAGTTGATTAGTTCTCATCTTGTTTAAAACTTGAAACCGACCGGCTTGGTCATATTGAAACCCTAATTGCATTAATCTCATTGAATATGATCGTTAGGTTGATAGTAACTAAACCCCTTGGTGCATTGCTTGTTTGTTTTATTGAGGTTTCATGATCACTTAGAATCGTTCTTGCTAAAGATGAATTGCATTAAGATCATATAGAAACCGATTGCTAAGATTGTTCATACTCTTGGCCGTGCGGCTTGTCTTGCATTATGCATGTTCGGATTGTTTGGTCGTGTTGCTTGTTAGTATATCATGCATGCATAATCGTATGAACTAAATGCATCATATCCGTTTGGTCGTGTGACCAATTTGCATTATATATCTGATTGTCTTGTATGCATTATAAGAACATTATAAATCCTAAGAATGAAATATATGATTTCAGATGTCGAAAATCAACAACTTGAATTTTGCTGCCCTATATCTCTCTGGAGATAATTACTTGCAATGGGCACTTGATGCTAAGATCATCCTAAAATCCAAGGGACTCGGTGAATGTATCACCGAGGGCAATAATGCAAGTGAGAAAGATAGATATGGAGCAATATTAATTATACGCCATCATCTTATTGAGAGTCTGAAAGATCAGTATTTGACTATTGAGAATCCTCTAGACCTTTGGACAGAGTTGAAAACGAGATATGATCACCATAGAACGGTGTTATTACCAAAGGCTATGTATAATTGGAGGAATCTCAGAATCCAGGACATCAAGTCCGTGGACGAGTATAACTCGGCCCTGTTTAAGATAGTTTCTAAATTGAAACTGTGTGGTGAGGATATAACGGATAAGGATATGCTTGAGAAAACCTTTTCCACCTTCCACACAAGCAATGTGTTGTTACAACAACAGTACCGAGAGATGGGCTTCACAACTTATGCTAATCTGATCTCTTGTCTCTTGCTCTCTGAGCAGAACAATGAACTGTTGATGAGAAACAGTGAATTGAGACCTCCTGGAACAAACCATTACCTGAGGCACATGCGGCCGTAGAGGATAAGAAAGATTTGAACCATGTCCAGAATGATAGCCAACATGGCCGTGGTTGTGGAAAATGGCATGGACGTGGTGGTCGAGGCCGAAACTCGTTTGGTTGAGGCCGAGGCAACTCATATGGCCGTGGCCAAGGAAACTCTTATGGAGGCCGTGGTCATGGCCGAGGCCGTGGTCATGGTCGAGGCCGTGGTGCATCATTTAAACCACAAAACTCGACCAAATCCGTGTGCCATAGATGTGGTATGGATAATCATTGGGCTAAGACATGTAGGACTCCCAAACATCTCGTTGACCTCTACCGAGAGATTTTGAAAGGGAAGAATCCTGAAGCTCATATGACTTATCAAGATGGTGAAGATGATTTCAATCATGAACGAGACGATCTTATGGATTATGAAACTTCAGATTGTTTAAGAGAATGAAGTTGAATTCGACATCTATGTTTTTGTGTTCTTTGCTTTGTGTTTTCTATGTTTTGATTGCTTTGTACTTATTTTATTAATAAATAAAATTTTTTGATATAAAAGTCTCTAAAGTCTCGTAGAGGGCTACGGCCAGGCTAATATCATGTTGCCTAAGGGTACGCATCTAGAGATATCTGATGCATTGTATTCACCCAGCTCTAAGAGAAGCCTATTGAGCTTTAAAGACATTCGAATGAATGGCTTTCATATTGAGACTAAGGGCGAAGGAAACAAAGAGTTCCTTCAGATCATAGAGATTGGCCAAGGCTATAAGAAAGTCCTAGAGTCTATATATGCACTCTCTACTGGCCTTTTACTATGCTAAGGTCAGAATGATAGAGACCAATGATGGTGAGTTCATGTCCCAAGCGTTTAATGATTACTGTATGTCCATGGGGGTAAGTGTGGAACACTCCGTGGCACATGTACATACACAGAACGGCTTGGCCGAATCATTCATAAAACGAATTCAACTAATAGCTAGACCATTACTTATGAAGTCTAAGCTTCCGGTTTCAGTTTGGGGACACACGGTCTTGCACGCGTCCGAATTGATTCGTATAAGATTGTCTAGTGAACATAGATATTCCCCATTACAATTGCTTACGGGTCATGAGCCAGACATATCTCATCTTAAGATATTTGGCTGTGCTGTCTATGTGCCAATTGCACCACCACAGAGAACAAAGATGGGACCTCAAAGGAGGATGCAGATATATGTTGGATATGAATCTCCCACGATTATTAAATACCTTGAGCCAACTACGGGTGTTTGTTTAAGGCCAGGTATGCGGATTGTCACTTTGATGAATCCGAACATCCAACATTAGGGGGAGAGAATAGTAAGCTGGTAAAAGAAATTTCAGGGAATCAAACATCCTTATCTTGGCAAGATCCTCGGACTCAAGAATTTGATTTAGAAGTCCAAAAGATTATACATTTACAAAAGCTAGCTAATCNNNNNNNNNNNNNNNNNNNNNNNNNNNNNNNNNNNNNNNNNNNNNNNNNNNNNNNNNNNNNNNNNNNNNNNNNNNNNNNNNNNNNNNNNNNNNNNNNNNNNNNNNNNNNNNNNNNNNNNNNNNNNNNNNNNNNNNNNNNNNNNNNNNNNCAATAGGTTCCAAAGATAAGAACCCTCGGAAAACTAAGAAAGGTGCAGGTAATGAAACCGAGGTTGTTGAAACCCTAGACGCGACGCGGCCGTTCCTAAATCCCGGGACTTAGCCGCGGCCGATCCCAAAACCCTAATAGCGATCGCGGCCGATCATAAGATCTTAGATGCAGCTGGCCCTGATGTATCTAATCATGTTTCTTAGGACGCCAAGATTCAAGGTACTGAAGGTCCTGATAATAATGAGATCTCAATAAATTATGTCTTGTCTGGGATACAATGGAACAGAAAGAATGTCGACATTGATGATATATTTGCATGCAATGTAGCACTTGAAATCATGGATTTAAGTGAGGATCATGAACCCACGTCTATTTATGAGTGCACTCAACTATCAGATTGGATCAAATGGAAAGAAGCTATAAATGTGGAGTTAAACTCTTTAAAGAAGAGAGATGTCTTTGGACCAATAGTCCTGACACCATATGATGTTAAACCAGTCGGCTATAAGTGGGTCTTTGTGAGAAAGAGAAATGAACATGGTGAAGTAGTAAGATACAAAGAACGGCTTGTTGCACAAGGATTCTCACAGAGACCAGGAATAGATTATGAGGAGACATACTCCCCTGTGGTGGATGCTACTACTTTTAGATTCCTGATAAGTCTGGCTATAAGAGAGAAATTAGACTTGCGGTTAATGGATGTTGTAACTGCATACTTATATGGGCCACTGGATAATGAGATTTATATGAAAGTACCAGAGGGTATAGAGTTGA
It encodes:
- the LOC106313639 gene encoding 60S ribosomal protein L9-2 — its product is MKTILSSETMDIPEGVTIKVHAKVIEVEGPRGKLTRDFKHLNLDFQLIKDAVTGKRQLKIDSWFGSRKASASIRTALSHVSNLIAGVTQGFLYKMRFVYAHFPINASISGNNKSIEIRNFLGEKKVRKVDMLDGVTIVRSEKVKDEITLEGNDIELVSRSCALINQKCHVKKKDIRKFLDGIYVSEKGKIAVEE